In the Phaeodactylum tricornutum CCAP 1055/1 chromosome 13, whole genome shotgun sequence genome, GtatttccaacaaaacaactACTAACCAAAGAACCCATCGACTAGCcaagttttatttttatcTCTCATTTTGAAGATGATCTGTCTTGAATTTCGTAATGACGCCTTCTGGCGTACTTTTTAAACATCCTCGGTGGCCAAGGGTAGTAGTTTGTTTGTACTGGATCTTTATTCGACGGCTTCAAACTTGGATCCGAGCTCGGAAAGCTTTTTATGCGCCTTTGCGTACGAAGCGAAGAACTCATCCTGTGAATCACGGAACTTTTCAGCAAAGGGCTTGAAGTCTTCATCGCCGAAGAGAGTTTTGTCAGTCGAAAGCTTGAGAAGTTCTGGATCAGCGGACTCGTCGGGGATCGTTGTGAAGTAGCTATTATCGAAAACCAACCAGTTCTTGGTCCATGCACTACCACCGGGGTTGTACTTGGCTTCCTTCCCGTCCGCTCGAATTTGTTTACTGCCGTCAGTGAATTTGGTCTTTTCAGCGCCAAGTCCGGAGCGGTCCTTGTACGCGCGACCGAAACTGTGTGCACCCGATAGTGCCACGATTTCCTCGTCGTTCAAGCCCATGCGATAGAACACCTTGCGCAAGTGACCGTTGGGGGTTTTGTCTTCGGTTGAAGCGCTGCCTCCCGGACCACCATACTTTCCGTCCGGACCCGGTTCCGCGTCGGGAAGGTTTCCTTCAGCGGAACAGTTTTCAGGACCGGACGCATCAACACGTCCTAAAGGCAACATAACCAGAAGGGTGAGCATTCGAAGCCAAAGCCATACACGATTCGAAAATTGGCATCACACTAGGCAGGTTAGTCACAACGTACCGTACTTCATGTCAATCTTGGGACCTCCGGCAAGTTCGATCGAACGGGCGGAGGCCATTTGGAAAATGTCAGCGAAACTGACATCGGGGAAGCTTTCCTTAACGGgttccaaaagcttgacGGCTCCCGACAAACCAGCGTTGGCGCCATGGTTGATTTCGGGGTCGAAGCGGATGCTGCCAATAGCCCCACCCGATGCCGGCCACTCTTTTTCAACATTGACGTCGAAAGTACCCGAGTCATGCCAAGCAAGACGAACAAAGACTGGGTTGGCGTTCGTATCGTCAATGATCTTGTCAATCATCGTTTGAGCGCCCTCCAAATCCTTCTTGGAAACATCCAAAGAAGTGGAGAAGCTGCGAGCGGCCCCGAAGGAAGCGGGCTGTGTGAAGGCATTGGCGGAAGCCGCAAGTGCGAGGAAGGCAAAGGAAGTGAACTTCATGATGATACTTTGAAAGCTGGAAGTAAGGCAACGAAAGAATCGAAGAGTGTATGTGAGGATTGCTGCGCAGTGAGCTTTTGCACTGTCAGTGGATGGCTGCAGCAGCGCAGTAGAACCAGTAGCTGCTGGGATCCAAATCGAAGCCACCAAAAAAACCAAAGAAAGATTTGCTTCGCCGCCATCATACCATCGGATACCACAGCTGCCAACCCATCTTGTTCGTGCGTCACTCACGAGTTGAATACGTGGAAGTACTGCAGCCTGGGTAAACTTCCCTGTCGTGATGTCAATTCCCAGAGAACGTGACGTGACTCACAGAGGCGATCAATCCGCTTTGGAATTGGGAATGTAAGCGTGTCGTCCGTCAGCGATCGGTTTGCTGGTCGCCATGAGATATGTAGTGAAAGATCCGTCTGTTTGCCATCCGGTATGGAATAGCGGAACTGTGAGGGAATCCGGAACAGATCCACTTCGATCCACTCTACCGGTTTTGTTAGACTCTTATGGTCATcttttgctaactgtaaagcatTTAGGGAAGATTCATCTCGAGATGGGCCGAGGTCCAATCTTGACTGTAATACACGCATTTCCCTCTCGGATCTACCATGAAAGGTCTACCTCAAATATCAATCCGTCGAGTCGGCCAGCTGATGGCGGAAGGAAAGCTTTCAAGCAAAGAGCTCTGTTCATATTGTTACACCCTGTCTTTGGCTGGCGAGAATGTTTGGAAATTAAGtgcttttcttcgtctgctGGACCGAGACACCCTCATGGAACAAGCCGAAGCTTCGGACGCCAGATGGATGACCAATCGCCCTCTATCGCTACTGGATGGGATTCCAGTTACAATTAAAGCAAACTTGGCGTTGGAGACCCAACCCTTGACTGCCGGCAGCCGTATTCTGGGGGCGTCTGCCGCTGTTCCTTCCCATGTTACCTCTGACGGAACACCACCTGTAGGGTATACCGCAGATGCGGTACAAAGTCTTATTGATGGTGGTGCCATAATTTTGGGTGTAACATCGATGGACGAGTTTGGTATGGGTAGCCTGGGAACCAACACTGCCAGTGGCATTCCCACGAAAAATCCGTTACCGTTGCTCCGTCGATTAGGCCGACGAACCCAGGACTCTGGCAAATCCTCCTTTCTTGACTTGGTATCGCTGTCGGAGGAAGCGATCATGGAAGCTCACGCAGCCGTTCTCTCGGAAGATGACCATGGCTTTTCTGCCGGAGGTTCGTCTTGTGGATCGTCCGTTTCCGTCGCCCATGGATCCAGTTTATTGTCGCTAGGATCGGATACGGGTGGATCAGTGCGTCTACCTGCAGCTTGGTGCGGGGTGGTCGGTCTCAAGCCCACCTACGGGCACATTTCGCGACACGGACTTGTCAGCTATGCGTCATCTCTAGATACAATTGGGATTATGGGACCGACCGCCGATTGCGTTTCCATAGGACTCCAACAGATAGTCAATAATCAACGGAGAGACAGAGATTCGACACTGGTACCGCTACCATACGTAAGATCCATAGCGGAAAATCTGGATTCTTCACTTGCGCTTGATGGCATCAAGATTGGCATTCCAGCTGCTTTTTCGGTGGCCGAGTTGCCGGATAATGTACGTGACGCCTGGTCCGCGTCTGCGGACCATCTCGCAAGCCACGGTGCCACTGTCGAAATTGTCGGATCCGACGCCATATCACCTGATACGCTACAACGAGCTTTGGCGGCCTACTACATAATTGCGAGCGCTGAAGCTGGCTCAAATTTGAGTCGATACGATGGCTTTCGGTACGGTGTGAGTGCAGAGGTCAAGTGCAACACTATGAATAATCCACAAAGTATGCTGGAGCGACAGTATGCTACATCTCGGAGCTACGGCTTTGGTTCGGAAGTCGTCCGGCGCGTACTATGTGGAACAGCCGTCTTGTCGGCGGACCGCTTCCATACTTACTACGAAAGCGCCGCTGAATTACGAGCTTTTTTGACTGAGCAGTTTGAGAAAGCCACGGAACAATACGACGTGCTGCTGGTTCCCACTGTAGCCTTCCCGCCCGCCCCTCTAGATCGCACCACGAACTCAACACAAACTCTGGCCAACGATGCAATGACAGTGCCGATAAGTCTGACTGGATTACCCGCCGTGTCGGTACCATTCGAGCGACCAACTTCTCAACTCTTTCCACCCTCAATGCAATTGATTGGGCCACGCTTTGGAGAAGAGAAGCTTTTGAAGGTTGCGGCTTTGCTTAACACATAAAAAGCTGAAAATGCACATAATCAAAATTTAAGCTTACATTCACCAATCTTTTGCAATGATCTGTAAAAATCTCATGCCGAATAATTGTCCGGTGGCGGTCTCAAATCGGCTCGACATAAAGGGCATGTTGTCCTTCgcgcttttcgttcgtcgCCGACCGATACTGTCTCAGGAGTCCACTGTCCCCCCACCCAGCTAGAAATACACCGACGATGGTACAAATGTCCGCACACCCGAGTTTGTACGATGTCTTCGTCACTACCGTTGTCGACTAAACTCTGTAAAATTCCGGATTCTACATCCATTGGCGGTTGTATCGCAAAATCTTCCATACAAATGCAACATTCCTTGACATCCTTCGCGTCCCGTCGTTCGGTTGTTTGCGCTTTGACTGGTACAACCCATACGCGCAGCGATTCCTCCGTACTCCCGTCGTCCTCGACCAAATGCACGGCTTCCAAGCGTTCCAATATTGTCGAAGCCAATACGTTGCCATTCCTCCGCACCAGATCATCATCCCGCAATTGGTTACGTAACACATCGGTCCACAAACTCGCCTCGTTAGTGGCTCGGCGTAAAAACCACAAATAAATAAAGGGCAGGCATAGGAGTGGTAGAATCAAGCTTAACGTGAAAAGTTCCAGACTCGCCACGTAAATGACGAGAGCCTGGTATACATTGGGACAGGTTGCGGCGCACGTGTTCACATGATCCACTGGCGCGCCGACTGTTTGGGAGGAGTTCACCCCTTCCTCGACAGTATCCGTGACGGACAACAAAAGATCCATCTCCCCGTCCATATCTTGTCGACAGGTCTGCACGAGCGTAATACCTGCATATACGTAAAGTAGTGCAACGGTATGAAAGCACTGATCCATGTGTCGGACGGCACGAGGACGGTCGAGCGGTGCTTGTGCTTGCGCATCATTCTCGTTCCGCCTGGCTGCGGTCATTAGCAAGCTCCGCCACCGATAATGTAGGGGCGTGTAGGCGAGGAGCACAGCGCTGATGAGAGCGTATCCCTTGAGCGGATGAGAGCACACCACATCCCAGGTTTGGAGGGAAGCGATCAGGAGCCAAAACAGGGTTGCTACAACCATGCCTCCGAGAGGAGCAATGGGTCCCGTTAGTATGCCAAACAAGCAACGAATTCGACGTGTTAAAAGCGCAACCGAAAGCTCTTGACGATTTTCGTCTGCCTCGGAATCTTCATCCCCattgtcttcgtcttcttcatgtGTAGGCTCCTCAACATGATTTCTGGGAGGAGCATGACCGGAAACTCTGCTAGAGTCGTCCAGAGTGTCCAATAGTGAGCCAGTGCGAAGACTTGTAGCCAAAGAATCTTCCATAGACGACGTTGCTCCGTAGCTTGCAGGGGAAGTCCGTGGGGACCGTTCGGAAGGATACGGGTTTCCCTGCACCGGTGTGGACGCCGTGGAAGAACCATCCTGCTGGGCCAGCGGAGCTCTCGTCAACGACTGGCGTTCAACCGATGGCTCGCGAATGCGCGACGGAGGGAACATGGGTCTGCGCTTGACAGTGTCGACTCTTTAGAGAGTACGAAGGGAACGCGGCCATCAACCGAATTGGGCTGAGCTCAACTACGCCGAATTTCTTACTTGTTGAGATTGCGGTCTGCAGTGGAGAAAGCCGGATACGCGGATTCACAACAAGTCTTTCAAGAATATTCAAAGACGGGCGGCCATACTTGAAAGAGGATgccattgacagtgagtgcgcTAGGATTTATCCAACGGCTGGATTCCCTGCTAGGAATatggattcacagtcaaggttTAGCGGCCGAACACGTGACATTAAATTAATTATGAAAAAAATGAGATAATCATCAGTATTGTTAGGTACATCCTGAACAGTTTAGAAAAATAGGAATTCATCATTGAATCGTATCTATATTTGTAGAAAGTATAAATTTGAAACTACAAACTGTCCCGGGAAAAACTACCAAATTCTCCCGAAACGATCTCGGATCGAAAATTACTGGCCACTTCCTCTCACACTTGTTTGTGAGATAAGGAGGTCGTCAGGATCGCACAAACAGTCAACAACCCAATTCCTCATTTCGATTGACGATGCAATTTTTGTTCCTTGCATCGCTGTTTTCGGGAGCCACAGTACAGGCTGACGTTGTTTCCCGATATCGTATAGTCGCGCGACCGACTTCCCGACTGGGGGCTCCGCCACGAGGATTGCAGTCGTCAGCCTCCGACATTGATGGGTCCTCCCTTTCCTTCGACGGCAACGTCTCCGCCATACAACAATTGGCATTGGAAAAATCCATGACGAACGTGCTGGCGCCAACTGCCAGTCCAACAACGATAACGACTTCCGAACCTACCCCCGCCACCAGTGCGTTCGTGCCGTTTACCTGCCCGGAAGATTCCATCGAGACGTTGCAGCTCCTAACCTGGGACTACGCTGTGGAAATTTTACCAGATACGGACCTGGCGCCGTTACTAAACGAGGTGGAATGGGCCCTGCAGGTAGCCTTGGCCCCACGTTTGCTCGCCTGTCAAAACGAAGATTTAGCGGATGTGGCCATAGTGGCTTTGGACGCGGAACCCATGGATACAGCTCATCCTACTGGTAAGTACATTGACAATACCGAAAACACGAGACAATCGGTTTTACCGATTGACTGCAGAGGTGTACTGACTTATACTGTGATATCCTTTACTGCCCTACTTTGCGTAGCCATCTGCGAGCCACTGGACGATGAAAATGACTGTGTGGTG is a window encoding:
- a CDS encoding predicted protein translates to MKFTSFAFLALAASANAFTQPASFGAARSFSTSLDVSKKDLEGAQTMIDKIIDDTNANPVFVRLAWHDSGTFDVNVEKEWPASGGAIGSIRFDPEINHGANAGLSGAVKLLEPVKESFPDVSFADIFQMASARSIELAGGPKIDMKYGRVDASGPENCSAEGNLPDAEPGPDGKYGGPGGSASTEDKTPNGHLRKVFYRMGLNDEEIVALSGAHSFGRAYKDRSGLGAEKTKFTDGSKQIRADGKEAKYNPGGSAWTKNWLVFDNSYFTTIPDESADPELLKLSTDKTLFGDEDFKPFAEKFRDSQDEFFASYAKAHKKLSELGSKFEAVE
- a CDS encoding predicted protein gives rise to the protein KLSAFLRLLDRDTLMEQAEASDARWMTNRPLSLLDGIPVTIKANLALETQPLTAGSRILGASAAVPSHVTSDGTPPVGYTADAVQSLIDGGAIILGVTSMDEFGMGSLGTNTATHAAVLSEDDHGFSAGGSSCGSSVSVAHGSSLLSLGSDTGGSVRLPAAWCGVVGLKPTYGHISRHGLVSYASSLDTIGIMGPTADCVSIGLQQIVNNQRRDRDSTLVPLPYVRSIAENLDSSLALDGIKIGIPAAFSVAELPDNVRDAWSASADHLASHGATVEIVGSDAISPDTLQRALAAYYIIASAEAGSNLSRYDGFRYGVSAEVKCNTMNNPQSMLERQYATSRSYGFGSEVVRRVLCGTAVLSADRFHTYYESAAELRAFLTEQFEKATEQYDVLLVPTVAFPPAPLDRTTNSTQTLANDAMTVPISLTGLPAVSVPFERPTSQLFPPSMQLIGPRFGEEKLLKVAALLNT
- a CDS encoding predicted protein, which translates into the protein MFPPSRIREPSVERQSLTRAPLAQQDGSSTASTPVQGNPYPSERSPRTSPASYGATSSMEDSLATSLRTGSLLDTLDDSSRVSGHAPPRNHVEEPTHEEDEDNGDEDSEADENRQELSVALLTRRIRCLFGILTGPIAPLGGMVVATLFWLLIASLQTWDVVCSHPLKGYALISAVLLAYTPLHYRWRSLLMTAARRNENDAQAQAPLDRPRAVRHMDQCFHTVALLYVYAGITLVQTCRQDMDGEMDLLLSVTDTVEEGVNSSQTVGAPVDHVNTCAATCPNVYQALVIYVASLELFTLSLILPLLCLPFIYLWFLRRATNEASLWTDVLRNQLRDDDLVRRNGNVLASTILERLEAVHLVEDDGSTEESLRVWVVPVKAQTTERRDAKDVKECCICMEDFAIQPPMDVESGILQSLVDNGSDEDIVQTRVCGHLYHRRCISSWVGGQWTPETVSVGDERKARRTTCPLCRADLRPPPDNYSA